The Theileria annulata chromosome 3, complete sequence, *** SEQUENCING IN PROGRESS *** genome has a segment encoding these proteins:
- a CDS encoding T-complex polypeptide 1, putative (note;~Tap-24g11.q1c.C.cand.193 - score = 56.99) — MTVGILGHRTTGKEVRAGNVNAVQAIANILKSSLGPKGLDKMLVDDLGDVTITNDGATMLKQLEVQHPAAKLLVDLSELQDQEVGDGTTSVVLIAAELLKRANALANSGIHPTSIITGYKMALRESVKFIRDHMSLSLDSMGTEVLMNIAKTTLSSKLVGFDSEYFAQLVVKAIKTVKTLSDDGDYKYPVGRINVIKVHGKSAKESYVVNGYAVLMGRASQGMPLAVKNAKIAFLDFPLKQYRLHLGIQVNVTDPQELENIRLKEKDITKERVKKILDSGCNVVLSSQGIDDMSMKYFVEAGVIAARRVPKKDLKNISKITNGKLLLTLSNLDGEESFSSEYLGTCESVEEKRIGDWDALFFNTSNNSTEKGESSCTLVLRGANDFFINELERSVHDALCALSTALEQNSLVPGGGSVETSLSIHLHNYSKSMSSREQLAIDEFAEALLVIPKTLSLNAALDATEHVSLLKSYHAKYHSDREKYKEYKWYGLSLSNGKVGNNLEMGVLEATMSKVKSVKFATEAAITILRIDDLITLEPEKQPMGEDD, encoded by the exons ATGACAGTTGGAATCCTAGGACACAGGACTACCGGAAAGGAAGTCAGAGCCGGAAATG TGAATGCAGTTCAAGCTATAGCTAACATTCTTAAGTCAAGTTTGGGCCCGAAAGGCCTCGATAAAATGCTAGTTGATGACCTCGGCGACGTCACAATCACAAACGATGGAGCAACAATGCTAAAGCAATTGGAAGTCCAGCACCCAGCAGCCAAACTACTCGTCGATTTATCAGAACTCCAAGACCAAGAG gTGGGAGACGGAACAACATCGGTTGTTTTGATTGCAGCCGAGTTATTAAAACGTGCAAACGCGCTTGCAAACTCTGGAATTCATCCCACCTCAATCATCACAGGATACAAAATGGCCCTAAGa GAGAGCGTTAAATTCATTCGCGATCACATGAGTTTGAGCTTAGATTCAATGGGCACAGAGGTTTTGATGAACATCGCAAAGACAACCCTCTCCTCAAAATTGGTCGGTTTCGACTCAGAGTACTTTGCACAACTGGTCGTAAAGGCCATTAAAACCGTCAAGACGCTGAGCGACGACGGAGACTACAAGTACCCAGTTGGAAGGATTAACGTGATCAAGGTTCACGGGAAAAGCGCAAAGGAATCCTACGTAGTCAACGGCTACGCAGTCCTTATGGGCAGAGCCTCACAAGGAATGCCACTAGCAGTCAAAAACGCGAAGATAGCCTTCCTGGACTTTCCTCTAAAACAATACCGTCTTCACCTCGGCATTCAAGTGAACGTTACTGATCCCCAAGAACTCGAAAACATCAGACTTAA AGAAAAGGATATAACGAAGGAAAGAGTGAAGAAGATACTTGACTCCGGCTGTAATGTGGTATTAAGTTCACAGGGAATCGATGATATGTCGATGAAATACTTTGTTGAAGCTGGAGTGATTGCAGCGAGAAGAGTCCCGAAAAAAGACCTCAAAAATATCTCAAAAATTACTAAtg GGAAATTGCTATTAACGTTATCAAACCTTGACGGTGAAGAGTCGTTTTCTAGTGAATATTTGGGGACCTGCGAAAGCGTAGAAGAAAAGAGGATTGGAGACTGGGACGCCCTTTTTTTCAACACTTCAAATAAca GTACTGAAAAGGGTGAAAGTAGTTGTACTTTAGTATTGAGAGGTGCTAACGATTTCTTTATAAATGAACTCGAGAGATCAGTCCATGACGCGCTTTGTGCACTAAGTACAGCTCTGGAACAGAATTCACTAGTGCCAGGAGGAGGATCTGTAGAAACTTCTCTCTCCATTCACCTACACAATTATTCCAAGTCAATG AGTTCAAGAGAACAATTGGCAATCGACGAGTTTGCAGAAGCCTTACTTGTTATTCCCAAAACACTATCACTCAACGCAGCATTAGATGCAACTGAGCACGTCTCACTACTTAAATCATACCACGCAAAGTACCATTCGGATCGG GAGAAATACAAGGAATATAAATGGTACGGTTTGTCCCTAAGTAACGGCAAAGTTGGCAACAACCTGGAGATGGGAGTGTTGGAGGCGACCATGAGCAAGGTCAAATCAGTCAAATTCGCAACTGAGGCTGCAATTACAATTCTCAGAATTGACGACCTAATCACTCTTGAACCTGAAAAGCAACCCATGGGCGAAGATGATTaa
- a CDS encoding uncharacterized protein (note;~Tap-24g11.q1c.C.cand.195 - score = 62.36;~1 probable transmembrane helix predicted for TA03215 by TMHMM2.0 at aa 744-766), translating to MYMYRVKKFYYTLVKISKSKCKIAFYLNFDGTTPHIKDKNKIKNISGIKWRFPLILIKRCLNIKEEFPKNPLDSTTNQNLYKSVDLSDRKSLDSINLVNSEINGVDTILLFPKKGCKIAELSISNVIVWSSNPGQYMLFGTISTNPKSKLILINITVNASKQFSNVLILGKEGKYEQIPSFQFMDYLSELRTNPDPKPFVLNLDSNSIPEAVDHTVRLGNIPTAIFIPHRGYKATKIIIGGQTLFDAKSTNLHVPIAIGYEYKRNSYLNFITVNENNDFGNIYQYNVSESRVKFLQASDIRFIYQVFTFEMEEFINSGALLEPSKEIGSTADVEHDQSSLTFDIKDVDEDLFNLQRLSILNLTTLKYTPIKGTITSVVYGTKTIWSSNALELSCKDVMIHYSNNVAKSIELKIVLATNSIESRIIPYKSIIPEDTSSHSDIHSDLKLESIEVPSSSKLRRSKSESNISYVKPKDKRVERELTPPNTPTCSREDLSTPPNSPARTPPPSPARTPSNSLSTEEPFVNRVSSGESHLYVLDSDDKLIKHDDDDDDYLDDLFDDEDMEDEYFDSEHYLHDPISSRIHSKSIHQHHVDEDAETTDDEEAADEVDISSRKSMEKMYIVDGTDYVPFIFLLAYQDRPIRVVKDGSSVIWHSESAKQLLRYATIYLYNNMPVALALLVIDKPTFRQRYFVKDDGTWHEVDIYEYTLKTPYEFAGKQDSMEKDKLVKETPKITKSVLHVSPMFPVILGSIFLFVSVSSLLFILFFC from the exons atGTACATGTATAGAGTTAAAAAATTCTATTATACTTTGGTTAAAATTTCGAAATCAAAATGCAAAATAGCattttatttgaatttCGATGGAACGACTCCCCACATTAAAgacaaaaataaaataaagaatatatcAGGGATAAAATGGAGATTTCCAC tCATCTTAATTAAGAGATGCTTGAATATCAAAGAGGAATTCCCAAAGAATCCATTGGATTCCACCACGAATCAGAACCTTTACAAATCAGTCGATCTCTCGGACAGGAAATCACTTGATTCAATAAATCTAGTGAATTCCGAGATAAATGGTGTTGATACCATCCTGTTATTCCCTAAGAAGGGTTGTAAAATAGCTGaattatcaatttcaaaCGTGATCGTCTGGTCAAGCAATCCTGGCCAGTATATGTTGTTCGGAACAATCTCAACCAATCCCAAATCCAAGTTAATACTCATTAATATAACCGTGAATGCTAGTAAACAGTTCAGTAATGTGCTGATTTTGGGTAAGGAAGGAAAATATGAGCAGATTCCATCCTTCCAATTCATGGATTACCTTTCAGAGTTGAGAACAAATCCAGATCCTAAACCGTTTGTTCTCAACCTTGATTCTAACAGTATTCCAGAGGCAGTGGACCACACAGTGAGACTAGGCAATATTCCTACAGCAATTTTTATCCCTCACAGAGGATACAAAGCCACCAAAATCATTATCGGGGGTCAGACCCTGTTTGACGCTAAAAGTACAAATTTACACGTCCCAATCGCAATCGGATACGAGTATAAAAGGAATTCATACCTCAATTTTATCACTGTGAATGAAAACAATGACTTTGGTAACATTTACCAGTACAATGTTTCAGAGTCCCGAGTTAAATTCCTCCAAGCGTCTGATATTAGGTTCATTTACCAAGTGTTCACTTTCGAAATGGAGGAGTTCATCAACAGTGGCGCTTTATTAGAGCCATCAAAAGAAATCGGTTCTACAGCCGATGTCGAGCACGATCAGTCCTCATTGACCTTTGACATCAAGGATGTCGATGAGGACCTCTTCAACCTTCAAAGGTTAAGCATACTTAACTTAACTACACTTAAGTATACCCCTATTAAAGGCACCATTACATCAGTTGTTTACGGTACTAAAACCATATGGAGTTCTAACGCCCTTGAACTTTCATGCAAAGATGTCATGATTCATTATTCCAACAATGTAGCTAAGAGTATTGAACTTAAAATTGTTCTAGCAACAAATTCAATAGAGTCAAGAATTATCCCTTACAAGTCCATTATTCCAGAGGATACAAGTTCACACAGTGATATTCACTCTGACCTTAAACTTGAATCCATTGAAGTTCCATCATCTTCCAAACTACGTAGATCTAAGAGTGAATCCAATATTAGCTATGTGAAACCTAAAGATAAGAGAGTTGAGAGAGAACTAACACCCCCAAACACTCCAACATGTTCTAGAGAGGACCTTTCAACTCCCCCGAACAGTCCAGCCAGGACTCCTCCGCCAAGTCCCGCCAGAACTCCATCCAACAGCCTTTCCACAGAAGAGCCTTTTGTAAACAGAGTAAGCAGTGGCGAGAGTCATCTGTATGTTCTTGACAGTGACGACAAACTCATCAAACACGACGATGATGACGACGATTATCTTGATGACCTATTCGATGACGAGGATATGGAAGACGAGTACTTTGATTCTGAACATTATCTCCATGATCCAATCTCATCCCGCATACACTCAAAGAGCATTCATCAACATCATGTCGATGAAGACGCTGAAACCACTGACGATGAAGAGGCGGCCGATGAGGTCGACATATCATCAAGAAAGTCAATGGAAAAGATGTACATTGTTGACGGAACTGACTATGTTCCCTTCATATTCCTCTTGGCCTATCAAGACAGACCTATTAGGGTCGTCAAGGACGGCTCAAGTGTGATCTGGCATTCTGAAAGCGCTAAGCAATTATTGCGCTACGCTACTATTTACTTGTACAATAATATGCCAGTTGCTCTTGCTCTTTTAGTAATTGACAAGCCCACATTCAGGCAAAGGTACTTTGTTAAGGATGACGGAACTTGGCATGAGGTTGACATTTACGAGTATACTCTTAAAACTCCCTATGAGTTCGCCGGAAAACAAGATTCCATGGAGAAAGATAAGCTCGTTAAGGAAACTCCTAAGATTACGAAGTCAGTTTTACACGTTTCTCCGATGTTCCCTGTTATTCTTGGCAGCATCTTTTTATTTGTATCAGTTTCATCACTCTTATTCATTCTATTCTTTTGTTAA
- a CDS encoding uncharacterized protein (note;~Tap-24g11.q1c.C.cand.192 - score = 37.16;~2 probable transmembrane helices predicted for TA03230 by TMHMM2.0 at aa 99-121 and 386-408), giving the protein MRRESPDITELRPMASDHHERESSSQLEFDSPSKEFRDLLEKGLREPNVQGAQNPNPELKDVSVSMDNTMLWLPSGKGLGPDYKSRAYRVRQKDFSHNYFVYYMYTPVWAAILSISLGSLLAILTLILFFFSSSVNVEVPYSENDQGPITVNITSDFKPPIYVYYKISGFYVTHKKVVYDSGPSLAAQSTCQNTMNILYIINISLDYKTFAEILDLRCINGKNTLNGIDEWCDNYKDNPQFNLPAYPCGPLAATIMTDNFEICPAVVNRNADGTYEGVDFSGCLDIQIHDYSDLWRFGPFNVKRKQYTKGFCWIDLSNPLYHTWLQNPFSNTFLKPYGVIYDEVPEGEYKIHLVNNLWPDQEWRAKKAIYITCINFFGTKSLPLEIALLSISGLYILTGIILLILHFSGFKIKKSPWRGLVKVTAGIVTEKEELIRRSSITEDDFGSFELPPKLEKCLCPLH; this is encoded by the exons ATGAGAAGAGAATCCCCAGATATCACTGAATTAAGGCCAATGGCCTCAGACCACCACGAAAGGGAATCAAGCAGCCAACTAGAATTTGATTCTCCTTCCAAAGAGTTTAGAGATCTGCTTGAAAAAGGATTAAGAGAACCAAATGTGCAAGGTGCACAAAATCCAAACCCGGAACTGAAAGATGTATCTGTATCAATGGATAATACCATGCTATGGCTACCATCAGGAAAGGGTCTGGGCCCCGACTACAAAAGTAGAGCTTATCGAGTCCGTCAAAAGGATTTTTCGCATAATTACTTCGTTTATTATATGTACACTCCAGTTTGGGCAGCGATTCTATCGATTTCGCTTGGTAGTTTGTTGGCGATTTTGACTTTGATTCTGTTCTTTTTCTCAAGCTCAGTTAATGTGGAAGTTCCTTACAGTGAAAACGACCAGGGCCCTATCACAGTTAACATAACCAGCGACTTCAAGCCCCCAATATACGTCTACTACAAAATCTCTGGGTTTTACGTCACTCACAAAAAAGTCGTCTACGACTCTGGGCCTTCTCTAGCCGCTCAAAGCACTTGTCAAA ATACCATgaatatattgtatataattaatatttcattagATTACAAGACTTTTGCCGAGATATTGGACTTGCGCTGTATAAATGGGAAGAACACTCTGAATGGCATTGACGAGTGGTGTGACAACTACAAGGATAATCCACAGTTTAACCTTCCGGCATATCCATGTGGGCCTTTGGCAGCCACGATAATGACAGACAACTTTGAAATTTGCCCAGCCGTTGTAAATCGAAACGCCGATGGCACCTATGAAGGGGTTGATTTCAGCGGTTGCCTAGACATACAAATCCACGATTACTCAGATTTATGGCGCTTTGGACCTTTCAAC GTTAAGAGGAAGCAGTACACTAAAGGATTTTGCTGGATAGACTTGAGTAATCCTCTGTACCACACATGGCTCCAGAACCCTTTCTCAAACACATTCCTCAAACCCTACGGAGTGATTTACGACGAGGTTCCCGAGGGAGAGTACAAGATCCACCTCGTTAACAACCTGTGGCCTGACCAGGAATGGAGGGCAAAGAAAGCAATCTACATAACATGCATTAACTTTTTCGGAACAAAGTCGTTACCACTTGAAATTGCACTTCTCTCAATCA gtggattatatattttgaCTGGAATTatacttttaatattacacTTCTCTGGATTCAAGATTAAGAAAT CACCTTGGCGTGGACTCGTTAAGGTAACCGCCGGAATAGTGACTGAAAAGGAAGAATTGATTAGGAGGTCTAGCATAACTGAGGACGATTTCGGGTCGTTTGAACTTCCGCCGAAATTAGAAAAATGCCTTTGCCCCttacattaa
- a CDS encoding uncharacterized protein (note;~Tap-24g11.q1c.C.cand.194 - score = 24.53;~11 probable transmembrane helices predicted for TA03220 by TMHMM2.0 at aa 29-51, 124-146, 156-178, 198-217, 227-249, 280-299, 319-341, 362-381, 391-410, 417-439 and 464-483) → MESTVFLESTHPYEEDRRWPVFNFSSQRVIFFSILCVLFKSEAIFTFFVCWLRGLGLTTGTLGLPTHNTLSHLWLLKPIFCLIIDLSNVPISQTNDEIVYNEQNPTTQNYNRPNFLFFKISNYRVVILILVEYSIALCSVALYILYKFNCFNTYCTHILVYALTLSLVCASAYGEGLFSRYVRGKGEETYVKSVAQRLFLSALYSYSTLLFILLPVIFPDSEVGDFLQLNSLFPLFLVFNAVFISWLITRPAITSHVPKSNTLSPSASQVDMVSREDPDNFSLQVLLSLFFLLVVSFRLKNDFYNRYKFSDVDHYLFLLLTQYVLYYINTVLIQKIYGINYEYRCLKLIASLLTFYFMNTKTLLNLSMGIFGTCLLLLYPFKSFTLKFFEQVTRLGSLKILLLGSFLSFVQQTLMTYGLVISLFITQPGYEASIISIPSFSAHLTHLCLRQRLMDYLEMSKKQVWFFDFLGIFLFSYCFSVLFNKDHPNFLKKWKGSLNVLGDSNHSEGNRGSSFNLVTSLHNTQNPRSPWEMQTDLSCDSEAL, encoded by the exons ATGGAATCCACTGTGTTTCTGGAATCTACCCATCCTTACGAGGAAGACAGAAGATGGCCCGTATTTAACTTTTCATCGCAAAGGGTCATATTCTTCTCCATTTTGTGCGTGCTCTTCAAATCTGAAGCcatttttacatttttcGTATGCTGGCTGAGAGGACTGGGCCTAACCACGGGAACCCTGGGACTTCCTACTCACAACACACTCTCCCACCTCTGGCTTCTAAAGCCCATCTTCTGTTTAATTATAGATTTGTCAAACGTCCCAATATCGCAGACCAATGATGAGATTGTTTACAACGAACAGAATCCAACGACACAAAATTACAACCGCCCTAATTTTCTATTCTTCAAAATCTCAAACTACAGAGTCGTGATTCTCATACTCGTAGAGTACTCCATCGCACTGTGCTCAGTAGCCCTGTATATTCTATACAAATTCAACTGTTTTAATACCTATTGCACCCATATCTTGGTTTACGCCCTCACACTGAGCCTGGTATGCGCAAGTGCATACGGGGAAGGGTTATTCTCAAGGTATGTAAGAGGAAAAGGTGAAGAAACATATGTAAAATCAGTGGCTCAAAGACTTTTCCTATCAGCTTTGTACTCATACTCAACACTTCTCTTCATACTACTTCCAGTAATTTTCCCAGATAGTGAGGTAGGGGATTTTCTACAGCTAAACTCACTGTTCCCATTATTCTTAGTATTTAACGCAGTTTTTATATCCTGGCTCATTACCAGACCAGCAATCACATCACACGTTCCAAAAAGTAATACACTTTCACCAAGCGCTTCTCAGGTTGATATGGTTTCAAGAGAAGATCCAGATAATTTCTCACTCCAAGTTCTGCTTTCACTCTTCTTTCTATTAGTGGTTTCGTTTAGGCTAAAAAACGATTTCTACAATAGGTATAAATTTTCAGATGTTGACCACTACCTTTTCTTACTCCTGACACAGTATGTTTTATACTATATTAATACTGTATTAATTCAAAAAATTTATGGAATTAATTATGAATATAGGTGTTTAAAGCTAATCGCATCGTTGcttacattttattttatgaaCACGAAGACTTTGTTAAACCTTTCAATGGGAATTTTTGGAACATGTTTGCTACTTTTATACCCTTTTAAGTCTTTTACACTCAAATTTTTCGAGCAAGTGACAAGGTTGGGATccctaaaaattttattgcTTGGGTCCTTTTTGTCCTTTGTACAACAGACTCTCATGACCTACGGACTTGTAATCTCACTTTTTATTACTCAGCCTGGTTACGAAGCTTCAATCATCAGCATTCCTTCCTTTTCAGCACATTTAACACACCTCTGCCTGAGGCAGAGACTCATGGACTACTTGGAGATGTCAAAGAAACAAGTCTGGTTCTTTGATTTTTTAGGGATTTTCCTCTTTTCCTACTGTTTTTCGGTCCTTTTTAACAAGGACCACCCGAATTTTCTTAAAAAATGGAAGGGGTCTCTCAATGTTCTAGGTGACTCAAATCACTCCG AAGGTAACAGGGGGAGCAGCTTCAATTTAGTGACATCTCTGCATAATACACAGAATCCAAGATCACCTTGGGAGATGCAAACTGACCTCTCTTGTGATTCGGAAGctctataa